One Thermofilum pendens Hrk 5 DNA segment encodes these proteins:
- a CDS encoding HD domain-containing protein, whose product MSLSLELREPYPVYRAFRVPVWGRCGPVSVRRVEPGDVKALEWFIGAARRLAERLAAEARDDYEKLEVVANVAAVLLKAPLSRELSPVHPSPMKAQVALLALPDALFKRYFGLVKGDVYSMLRDVLGLDLGAMGLGEVFGREAYENVYRLWVAFPADTRPGYNTSSLAAHLLMTSALAWALAYESGKTEEERRREAAVARVAALLHDIGKAVDPERHAEESARIAEYLLKGIVGDEVLARVVGEVREHHAREGYVSRADRLASAADRLAKVVDRAIGDRVSRMEGLVGGRRDDWGFWRRLYERLDDLKREGLAREDPVKELTELFLERAEEAAENVRKEEKEEGVKGLTLLLFDVGSIQEFVYRSMELRVVAAASLLVDFVTYSYLPLYLRANGVRVPPEAFLYSGGGILLMLLPESLAERVWELARKVKEELPEPLRLVVADAEFHVDFKTAWEKIEEALLIAKLGVELADEPQFDPQNGRELCRLCLREWASTSVRTPEGEVPACQTCSRLYDLGSEVHFRKKWESRVEVGGRSFTPSEAFDAVWNDVSKFVVEVIAGHDPREAAKPKRLRDCAVIKFDGNAMGAFMSKALSFTDAIERSFRVDMALKNAYLKALEALYEGVRRVAGDGAAEAEVARVFLGTLYMGGDDGVLIAPAWAAPLLAHFIAEEFSRQLGLVATLTASVAAGPARMSVWSLVDCASAEMEEAKLAATRHRCGALVFDVFDSGSPSGATARERLKRYSRKLGEKSRDQLIDGYQPYLIERKALSGEGVPEAWARLFSHVLGVPARGAWCEDSSFKAHAEAFGKAYLASRAEGEDEEVERARKRLAALRRVALDTWREVSGSAYWREQAYIYVLRQLESEALGEETSEAYGALKRFIESNLFDESGNASGYVPLVDLLTFIKLVKGGAW is encoded by the coding sequence TTGAGTCTCTCGCTGGAGCTTAGGGAGCCGTACCCCGTGTACAGGGCGTTCAGGGTCCCCGTCTGGGGGAGGTGCGGCCCGGTCAGCGTGAGGAGGGTCGAGCCGGGCGACGTGAAGGCCCTGGAGTGGTTCATCGGGGCGGCCAGGAGGCTGGCGGAGAGGCTCGCCGCGGAGGCCCGGGACGACTACGAGAAGCTGGAAGTCGTCGCGAACGTCGCCGCCGTGCTCCTCAAGGCCCCTCTCTCGCGGGAGCTCTCGCCCGTGCACCCGAGCCCTATGAAAGCCCAGGTGGCGCTCCTAGCCCTCCCCGACGCCCTCTTCAAGAGGTACTTCGGGCTGGTGAAGGGCGACGTCTACTCGATGCTCCGCGACGTCCTCGGGCTCGACCTGGGGGCCATGGGGCTCGGCGAGGTCTTCGGGCGCGAGGCCTACGAGAACGTGTACAGGCTGTGGGTAGCGTTCCCGGCTGACACGAGGCCCGGGTACAACACGTCGAGCCTAGCCGCCCACCTGCTCATGACCTCCGCTCTGGCGTGGGCCCTGGCCTACGAGTCCGGGAAGACGGAGGAGGAGAGGCGCAGGGAGGCCGCGGTCGCCAGGGTTGCCGCCCTCCTCCACGACATAGGCAAGGCGGTGGACCCGGAGAGGCACGCCGAGGAGTCTGCCAGGATAGCCGAGTACCTCCTCAAGGGGATAGTGGGCGACGAGGTCCTCGCCAGGGTGGTGGGGGAGGTCAGGGAGCACCACGCCCGCGAGGGCTACGTGAGCAGGGCCGACAGGCTGGCGTCGGCCGCGGACAGGCTCGCCAAGGTCGTCGACAGGGCTATAGGGGACAGGGTCTCCAGGATGGAGGGGCTGGTGGGCGGGAGGAGGGACGACTGGGGCTTCTGGAGGAGGCTCTACGAGAGGCTCGACGACCTCAAGAGGGAGGGGCTCGCCAGGGAGGACCCCGTCAAGGAGCTGACTGAGCTCTTCCTGGAGAGAGCGGAGGAAGCCGCCGAGAATGTGAGGAAGGAGGAGAAGGAGGAGGGTGTGAAGGGCTTAACGCTACTCCTCTTCGACGTTGGCTCCATACAGGAGTTCGTCTACAGGAGCATGGAGCTCAGGGTTGTAGCCGCGGCGAGCCTCCTAGTGGACTTCGTGACGTACTCCTACCTGCCGCTCTACCTGAGGGCTAACGGCGTGCGCGTACCGCCGGAGGCATTCCTCTACTCCGGGGGCGGTATCCTCCTCATGTTGCTACCGGAGTCGCTCGCCGAGAGAGTCTGGGAGCTCGCCCGGAAGGTCAAAGAGGAGTTGCCGGAGCCGCTGAGGCTGGTGGTAGCGGATGCGGAGTTCCACGTGGACTTCAAGACAGCCTGGGAGAAGATCGAGGAGGCCCTGCTGATCGCCAAGCTCGGCGTAGAGCTGGCGGACGAGCCGCAGTTCGACCCGCAGAACGGCAGGGAGCTCTGCAGGCTCTGCCTGAGGGAGTGGGCCTCAACGAGTGTTCGCACGCCCGAAGGCGAGGTACCCGCGTGCCAGACATGCAGCAGGCTCTACGATCTGGGCTCCGAGGTCCACTTCCGCAAGAAGTGGGAGTCGAGGGTCGAGGTGGGAGGCCGCTCCTTCACCCCGAGCGAGGCCTTCGATGCGGTGTGGAATGATGTGTCGAAGTTCGTGGTAGAGGTTATCGCGGGCCACGACCCGAGGGAGGCGGCTAAGCCCAAGCGCCTCAGGGACTGCGCGGTGATCAAGTTCGACGGGAACGCGATGGGAGCGTTCATGTCGAAGGCCCTGTCCTTCACGGACGCCATCGAGAGGAGCTTCAGGGTGGACATGGCCTTGAAGAACGCCTACCTCAAGGCCCTCGAAGCCCTCTACGAGGGGGTCAGGAGGGTCGCGGGCGACGGGGCGGCGGAAGCCGAGGTGGCGAGGGTGTTCCTGGGGACGCTGTACATGGGAGGGGACGACGGCGTCCTGATAGCTCCTGCGTGGGCGGCGCCCCTCCTAGCCCACTTCATAGCGGAGGAGTTCTCGAGGCAGCTCGGGCTGGTCGCGACGCTCACGGCCTCCGTCGCCGCGGGGCCCGCCAGGATGAGCGTGTGGTCTCTCGTCGACTGCGCGTCGGCGGAGATGGAGGAGGCGAAGCTCGCCGCTACGAGGCACAGGTGCGGCGCGTTAGTCTTCGACGTGTTCGACTCCGGCTCGCCGTCCGGGGCGACAGCCAGGGAGAGGCTGAAGAGGTACTCGCGGAAGCTTGGCGAGAAGTCGAGGGACCAGCTCATAGACGGCTACCAGCCCTACCTCATCGAGAGGAAGGCTCTCAGCGGGGAGGGAGTCCCGGAGGCGTGGGCCAGGCTGTTCAGCCACGTCCTCGGGGTTCCGGCGCGGGGCGCCTGGTGCGAGGACTCCTCGTTCAAAGCCCACGCGGAGGCTTTCGGGAAAGCTTACCTGGCTTCGAGGGCGGAGGGCGAGGACGAGGAGGTCGAGAGGGCTAGGAAGAGGCTGGCGGCGCTGAGGAGGGTCGCCCTGGACACGTGGAGGGAGGTCTCGGGCTCCGCGTACTGGAGGGAGCAGGCGTACATATACGTGCTCAGGCAGCTGGAGTCCGAGGCCCTCGGCGAGGAGACAAGCGAGGCGTACGGCGCGCTCAAGCGCTTCATCGAGTCGAACCTGTTCGACGAGTCTGGGAACGCGTCGGGCTACGTGCCCCTGGTCGACCTCCTCACGTTCATAAAGCTGGTTAAGGGTGGTGCGTGGTGA
- a CDS encoding RAMP superfamily CRISPR-associated protein produces MQASGSAVRVARRAPRSRSVLEGLAGRLEVALVADSYLHVGSGVQRVSVPVEEVRSSASRARTRRELEDLVARLSGKIELDYAQPVYAGGRLVVPGSSVKGNVRSRLELSFKPKNGVARSCLIRATEGPVAPPKKGEQGWRHFRVWEASLSYPGREACEYSEDSPEVCLLCDIFGTAGLQGLVYFGDLVAARAETERVELYAGEKLLAVKPGGRFEGAVTFRNLKPAELGLLLYGMGFRDGRMGRQVLLGKHKYSSPGERFGVVHFELEGLALAPFSEKLEVGGASLAPGSRASGAELDRLVSALVGAARSEFGDELLDVDEVGAVESLAGA; encoded by the coding sequence ATGCAAGCTTCGGGAAGCGCGGTTAGAGTCGCGAGGCGGGCGCCGAGGAGCAGGAGCGTGCTCGAAGGGCTTGCGGGCCGCCTCGAGGTAGCGCTGGTCGCAGACAGCTACCTGCACGTGGGCTCCGGCGTCCAGCGCGTCTCCGTCCCAGTCGAGGAGGTCAGGTCCTCCGCATCCAGGGCTAGGACGAGGAGGGAGCTCGAGGACCTCGTAGCGAGGCTGTCGGGGAAAATCGAGCTCGACTACGCCCAGCCGGTCTACGCCGGGGGCAGGCTGGTGGTGCCGGGTAGCAGCGTCAAGGGGAACGTGAGGAGCAGGCTCGAGCTCAGCTTCAAGCCCAAGAACGGCGTGGCGAGGTCCTGCCTCATAAGGGCGACCGAGGGCCCGGTGGCCCCGCCGAAGAAGGGGGAGCAGGGCTGGAGGCACTTCAGGGTCTGGGAGGCCTCCCTCTCCTACCCCGGCAGGGAGGCCTGCGAGTACAGCGAGGACTCGCCCGAGGTCTGCCTGCTGTGCGACATCTTCGGCACCGCCGGCCTACAGGGGCTCGTCTACTTCGGGGACCTGGTCGCCGCGCGCGCCGAGACGGAGCGCGTCGAGCTCTACGCGGGCGAGAAGCTCTTGGCGGTGAAGCCCGGCGGCAGGTTCGAGGGCGCCGTTACCTTCAGGAACCTCAAGCCGGCGGAGCTGGGGCTACTGCTCTACGGCATGGGCTTCAGGGACGGGAGGATGGGCAGGCAGGTCCTCCTCGGAAAGCACAAGTACAGCTCGCCCGGGGAGAGGTTCGGCGTCGTACACTTCGAGCTCGAAGGGCTGGCCCTCGCCCCGTTCTCCGAGAAGCTTGAGGTGGGCGGAGCGTCGCTCGCGCCGGGCTCCAGGGCTTCGGGCGCGGAGCTCGACCGCCTAGTCTCCGCCCTGGTGGGCGCGGCTAGGTCGGAGTTCGGGGACGAGTTGCTTGACGTAGACGAGGTGGGGGCGGTTGAGTCTCTCGCTGGAGCTTAG
- a CDS encoding RAMP superfamily CRISPR-associated protein, translated as MIRFRLRLRAVSLLTVGWGIPDVLGADIVTARKVKADGTYEYYVPGSTVKGVLRSAASRVAGAYGFTSCGEVDPEKVRKAHEAMGGPCDVCTLFGYPYPSVEGASKVYVSDFSPVGRPAPVIVARTALRDDTQTVREGSLRSVEHLLPGSEFVGEVRVDGAASRLVPLLLLAVAELRTSRVGRGSLVDARVEDGGALDAVVAPEWRGLLEGVRSWLWEGVV; from the coding sequence GTGATAAGGTTCAGGCTTAGGCTTAGGGCCGTCTCCCTGCTGACGGTCGGCTGGGGCATACCGGACGTCCTGGGGGCGGACATAGTGACGGCGAGGAAGGTCAAGGCGGACGGCACCTACGAGTACTACGTGCCCGGGAGCACGGTGAAGGGCGTGCTGAGGAGCGCGGCGAGCAGGGTGGCGGGCGCCTACGGCTTCACGAGCTGCGGCGAGGTGGACCCGGAGAAGGTGAGGAAGGCCCACGAGGCCATGGGAGGCCCCTGCGACGTCTGCACGCTGTTCGGCTACCCCTACCCGAGCGTGGAGGGGGCGTCGAAGGTCTACGTCAGCGACTTCTCGCCCGTCGGGAGGCCGGCCCCGGTCATAGTGGCGAGGACGGCGCTCAGGGACGACACCCAGACCGTGCGCGAGGGGAGCCTGAGGAGCGTCGAGCACCTGCTACCCGGCTCCGAGTTCGTGGGGGAGGTCAGGGTGGACGGGGCGGCCTCCCGCCTGGTCCCCCTGCTCCTCCTCGCGGTGGCTGAGCTAAGGACGAGCAGGGTGGGCAGGGGCTCGCTCGTCGACGCGAGGGTCGAGGACGGCGGCGCGCTGGACGCGGTCGTGGCGCCCGAGTGGAGGGGGTTGCTGGAGGGCGTTAGGTCCTGGCTCTGGGAGGGGGTGGTCTGA